In Drosophila santomea strain STO CAGO 1482 chromosome 3L, Prin_Dsan_1.1, whole genome shotgun sequence, a single window of DNA contains:
- the LOC120449560 gene encoding uncharacterized protein LOC120449560 isoform X2, with protein MRLSNLHWIVQVSVIICAIGIEAQPSGMKSREKMHSFQNGDFEANACVNSFEKRRMQRSNPEGLLDPGPIASGMGFQPADQSVMNTCQVSPNLAGQSLSPAVPVSPISDLYQSIWQQQPQQMELQNQQQHQPLGCGVSKFSQQGTPNAYFEQDETEQRRQELRNLVQHLYVAQARVQLEATEIRKAQSVASAAQGQLEESANHVRSITASLHTAQQEVAASAIRAQIAQLQLAAHDQLLFAARQDVDALSSQMVGLQAAEGIVQPKLTVDLHALLDKLKQPLQHYDRPTAVPMIAPSPPGTASHQQQLLLQQQQQMGQVQGQEQGQGQSPTQGQVPAIPSNGATSNDFISLPRVQHYANLDYT; from the exons ATGCGCCTAAGCAATCTCCATTGGATCG TTCAAGTGTCTGTAATTATCTGCGCAATCGGCATAGAAGCTCAACCAAGCGGCATGAAGAGTCGCGAAAAGATGCATTCCTTTCAGAACGGAGACTTCGAGGCAAATGCCTGTGTAAATTCTTTTGAAAAGCGAAGAATGCAGCGGTCAAATCCTGAAGGTCTGCTGGATCCTGGTCCAATTG CTTCTGGCATGGGCTTTCAGCCAGCGGATCAAAGTGTGATGAACACCTGCCAAGTGAGCCCCAATCTCGCTGGCCAGAGCCTATCCCCAGCTGTGCCTGTATCGCCCATTTCCGACTTGTACCAATCAATCtggcagcagcaaccgcaacAGATGGAGTTGCagaaccagcagcagcaccagccaCTTGGTTGTGGTGTAAGCAAGTTCAGCCAGCAGGGAACACCGAATGCCTACTTCGAGCAGGATGAAACGGAGCAGAGACGCCAGGAGCTGCGCAATCTCGTCCAGCATCTGTACGTGGCCCAGGCGAGGGTCCAACTGGAGGCCACCGAGATCAGGAAGGCACAGTCGGTGGCCTCAGCGGCGCAGGGGCAGCTAGAGGAGTCCGCCAACCATGTGCGCAGCATCACCGCCTCCTTGCACACGGCCCAGCAGGAAGTGGCTGCCTCGGCGATTCGGGCTCAGATTGCCCAACTGCAGCTGGCGGCCCATGATCAGCTGTTGTTCGCCGCTCGccaggatgtggacgcgcTGTCCTCGCAAATGGTGGGTCTGCAGGCGGCGGAGGGCATCGTCCAGCCAAAACTCACCGTGGATCTGCATGCGCTTCTGGACAAGCTGAAGCAGCCACTGCAGCACTATGATCGGCCCACAGCCGTTCCCATGATTGCACCTAGCCCGCCGGGAACGGCAAGTCATCAGCAACAGCTGCtcttgcagcagcagcagcagatgggGCAGGTGCAAGGTCAGGAACAGGGCCAAGGACAGAGTCCAACCCAGGGCCAGGTGCCTGCGATTCCCTCAAACGGAGCTACTTCCAACGATTTCATCAGCTTGCCCAGGGTTCAGCACTATGCCAACTTGGATTACACTTAG
- the LOC120448977 gene encoding carnitine O-palmitoyltransferase 2, mitochondrial translates to MFRTRVHRNLSWISTNSSRTTTTHGQHYQYLQCSKLPTLYFQRSLPRLPIPLLENSCRRFLEATKPLLSPAEQAETQQTVEQFRQGIGMELHAKLKSQDAENKHTSYISEPWFDMYLADRAPLPLNYNPLLVMKSDTRPEYQQQVVRATNLIISSLRFWRSLQADLLEPEVYHMNAKKSDTASYRRWMKVAPKAFATYASYAFKAFPLDMSQYNRLFGTSRIPRIGKDELVHSPDAKHILVMRRGHMYAVNVLDSSGYIESPSVILGRLRAVLKLDADREAASVPLGVLTSGQRDEWAKTRQQFVSNSKNADLLEREVDAALFCVCLDGDEDGVFDENRQEPLLKHLLAGKAQNRWFDKSISLLISADGTTAINFEHSWGDGVAVLRYFNELYKDTLKQPFVSTETVHTPAEGDFSNVRPINFEIDDATKSAVSEAYNKNASIVDNLDMNVLKYPHINKPTCKQYGLSPDSIIQLSFQLAYRQAYQGYVGSYESCSTSAFRHGRTETMRPCTNATRDFCEAILQPERSKPSAGELRTMIDNCSKVHGQLTKEAAMGQGFDRHLFALRHTAQNEGIPVHDLYETEAYKRINNNIISTSTLGSDALLAGSFGPVVKNGFGIGYSIQNDFAGAIVTTYKNQADGKVFIDSLESAFDKICAVIQQSSSSKK, encoded by the exons ATGTTCCGGACCCGGGTGCACCGCAATCTGTCGTGGATCTCGACAAATTCGTCGAGGACAACGACCACTCATGGCCAGCACTACCAGTACCTGCAGTGTTCCAAGCTGCCCACGCTCTACTTCCAGCGCTCCTTGCCGCGCTTGCCCATACCGCTGCTGGAGAACAGCTGTCGGCGTTTCCTGGAGGCCACCAAACCACTACTTTCGCCGGCGGAGCAGGCGGAGACCCAGCAAACGGTGGAGCAGTTCCGCCAGGGAATCGGCATGGAACTACACGCCAAACTCAAGAGCCAGGATGCGGAGAACAAGCACACCAGCTACATTTCGGAGCCCTGGTTCGACATGTATCTGGCCGATCGCGCACCGCTGCCCCTTAACTATAATCCGCTGCTGGTGATGAAGAGCGACACGCGGCCGGAGTACCAGCAACAGGTGGTGAGGGCCACCAACCTGATTATCAGCTCGCTGCGCTTCTGGCGATCTCTGCAGGCGGATCTGCTGGAGCCGGAGGTGTACCACATGAACGCCAAGAAGAGCGATACGGCCAGCTATCGCCGGTGGATGAAGGTGGCGCCCAAGGCCTTTGCCACCTACGCCTCGTACGCCTTCAAGGCCTTCCCGCTGGACATGAGCCAGTACAACCGGCTGTTTGGCACCTCCAGAATTCCGCGGATTGGCAAGGACGAGCTGGTCCACTCGCCGGACGCCAAGCACATTCTGGTAATGCGTCGCGGCCACATGTACGCCGTGAATGTTCTGGACTCGAGTGGCTACATCGAGAGTCCCAGTGTGATTCTGGGCAGACTAAGGGCTGTGCTCAAGCTGGATGCAGATCGGGAGGCAGCCAGCGTGCCTCTTGGTGTTCTCACCTCCGGACAGCGTGATGAGTGGGCCAAAACCAGACAGCAGTTTGTCAGCAACTCCAAGAATGCTGATCTTCTGGAGAGGGAGGTGGATGCGGCTCTGTTCTGCGTTTGTCTGGATGGCGATGAGGATGGAGTCTTTGACGAAAATCGCCAGGAGCCGCTCCTCAAGCATCTGCTGGCGGGAAAAGCACAGAATCG TTGGTTCGACAAATCCATTTCCCTGCTAATAAGTGCGGATGGCACCACGGCTATAAACTTCGAGCACTCGTGGGGCGACGGAGTGGCTGTGCTTCGCTACTTTAACGAGCTATACAAGGACACTTTGAAGCAGCCGTTTGTATCCACGGAGACAGTGCACACTCCCGCCGAAGGCGATTTCAGCAACGTGCGACCCATCAACTTCGAGATCGACGATGCGACCAAGTCGGCCGTTTCAGAGGCTTATAATAAAAACGCCAGCATTGTGGATAATCTGGACATGAATGTGCTGAAGTATCCACATATCAACAAGCCCACATGCAAACAGTATGGCCTGAGTCCTGACTCCATCATTCAGCTGTCCTTCCAGCTGGCTTATCGCCAAGCGTATCAAGGCTATGTGGGCAGCTACGAGTCCTGCAGCACTTCCGCCTTCCGACACGGACGCACCGAAACGATGCGACCGTGCACAAATGCCACGCGGGACTTTTGCGAGGCTATCCTGCAGCCGGAGAGGAGCAAGCCCAGCGCCGGAGAGCTGCGAACGATGATCGATAACTGCAGCAAGGTGCATGGCCAGTTAACCAAGGAGGCAGCCATGGGCCAGGGCTTCGATCGGCATCTCTTTGCCCTTCGGCACACGGCCCAAAATGAGGGAATACCTGTTCATGATCTCTATGAGACTGAGGCTTACAAGCGCATTAACAACAACATCATTAGTACCTCAACACTGGGATCAGATGCCCTGCTAGCGGGTTCCTTTGGTCCGGTGGTCAAGAATGGCTTCGGAATCGG TTATTCGATTCAAAACGATTTTGCCGGCGCCATTGTCACCACGTACAAAAACCAGGCCGATGGGAAGGTGTTCATAGACAGTCTGGAATCGGCATTTGATAAAATTTGCGCTGTCATCCAGCAGAGCAGCAGTAGCAAGAAGTAG
- the LOC120449559 gene encoding odorant receptor 63a isoform X1, producing the protein MYSPEEEAELKRRNYRSIREMIRLSYTVGFNLMDPSRCGQVLRIWAIVLSLSSLASLYGHWQMLVRYIHDIPRIGESAGTALQFLTSIAKMWYFLFAHKQIYDLLRKARCHELLQKCELFERMSDLPVTKMIRQQVESTINRYWASTRRQLLIYLYSCICITTNYFINSFAINLYRYFTRPKGSYDIMLPLPSLYPAWERKGLEFPYYHIQMYLETCSLYICGMSAVSFDGIFIVLCLHSVGLMKSLNQMVEHATSELVPPDRRVEYLRCCIYQYQRVENFAAEVNDCFRHITFSQFLLSLFNWGLGLFQMSVGLGDNSSITMIRMTMYLVAAGYQIVVYCYNGQRFATASEEIGNAFYQVRWYGESREFRHLIRMMLMRTNRGFRLDVSWFMQMSLPTLMAMVRTSGQYFLLLQNVNQK; encoded by the exons ATGTACTCACCGGAAGAGGAGGCCGAGCTGAAGAGGCGCAACTATCGCAGCATCAGGGAGATGATCCGACTTTCCTACACGGTGGGCTTCAACCTGATGGATCCTTCCCGCTGCGGACAGGTGCTTAGAAT CTGGGCAATTGTGCTTAGCCTGAGCAGCTTGGCCTCGCTCTACGGTCACTGGCAAATGTTAGTCAGGTATATTCATGATATTCCACGCATTGGTGAG TCCGCTGGCACTGCCCTGCAGTTCCTGACATCGATTGCAAAGATGTGGTACTTTCTGTTTGCCCACAAACAGATATACGATCTGTTACGAAAGGCGCGGTGCCACGAACTACTCCAAAAGTGTGAGCTCTTTGAAAGGATGTCAG ATCTACCTGTAACCAAAATGATTCGCCAGCAGGTTGAGTCCACGATAAATAGGTACTGGGCCAGCACTCGTCGGCAACTTCTTATCTATTTGTAtagctgcatttgcattacCACAAACTACTTCATCAACTCCTTTGCAATCAATCTCTATCGCTATTTCACTCGTCCCAAAGGATCCTACGACATTATGTTAC CGCTGCCATCTCTTTATCCTGCCTGGGAGCGCAAGGGATTAGAGTTTCCCTACTATCACATACAGATGTATCTGGAAACCTGTTCGCTGTATATCTGCGGCATGT CCGCCGTTAGCTTTGATGGAATCTTTATTGTTCTCTGCCTTCATAGCGTGGGGCTAATGAAGTCCCTCAACCAGATGGTAGAGCACGCCACATCGGAGCTAGTTCCTCCAGATCGCAGGGTTGAGTACCTGCGATGCTGTATCTATCAGTACCAGCGAGTGGAGAA CTTTGCAGCTGAGGTTAACGACTGCTTTCGGCACATCACTTTCTCGCAGTTCCTGCTCAGCCTTTTCAACTGGGGCCTGGGTTTGTTCCAGATGAGCGTGGGATTG GgcgacaacagcagcatcaccaTGATCCGGATGACCATGTACCTGGTGGCAGCCGGCTATCAGATAGTTGTCTACTGCTACAATGGCCAGCGATTTGCGACGGCT AGCGAGGAGATTGGCAACGCCTTCTACCAGGTGCGCTGGTACGGAGAGTCCCGGGAGTTTCGCCATCTCATCCGCATGATGCTGATGCGCACGAACCGGGGATTCCGGCTGGACGTGTCCTGGTTCATGCAAATGTCCTTGCCCACACTGATGGCG ATGGTCCGCACAAGTGGACAGTacttcctgctgctgcagaaCGTCAACCAGAAATAG
- the LOC120449559 gene encoding odorant receptor 63a isoform X2, translating into MIRQQVESTINRYWASTRRQLLIYLYSCICITTNYFINSFAINLYRYFTRPKGSYDIMLPLPSLYPAWERKGLEFPYYHIQMYLETCSLYICGMSAVSFDGIFIVLCLHSVGLMKSLNQMVEHATSELVPPDRRVEYLRCCIYQYQRVENFAAEVNDCFRHITFSQFLLSLFNWGLGLFQMSVGLGDNSSITMIRMTMYLVAAGYQIVVYCYNGQRFATASEEIGNAFYQVRWYGESREFRHLIRMMLMRTNRGFRLDVSWFMQMSLPTLMAMVRTSGQYFLLLQNVNQK; encoded by the exons ATGATTCGCCAGCAGGTTGAGTCCACGATAAATAGGTACTGGGCCAGCACTCGTCGGCAACTTCTTATCTATTTGTAtagctgcatttgcattacCACAAACTACTTCATCAACTCCTTTGCAATCAATCTCTATCGCTATTTCACTCGTCCCAAAGGATCCTACGACATTATGTTAC CGCTGCCATCTCTTTATCCTGCCTGGGAGCGCAAGGGATTAGAGTTTCCCTACTATCACATACAGATGTATCTGGAAACCTGTTCGCTGTATATCTGCGGCATGT CCGCCGTTAGCTTTGATGGAATCTTTATTGTTCTCTGCCTTCATAGCGTGGGGCTAATGAAGTCCCTCAACCAGATGGTAGAGCACGCCACATCGGAGCTAGTTCCTCCAGATCGCAGGGTTGAGTACCTGCGATGCTGTATCTATCAGTACCAGCGAGTGGAGAA CTTTGCAGCTGAGGTTAACGACTGCTTTCGGCACATCACTTTCTCGCAGTTCCTGCTCAGCCTTTTCAACTGGGGCCTGGGTTTGTTCCAGATGAGCGTGGGATTG GgcgacaacagcagcatcaccaTGATCCGGATGACCATGTACCTGGTGGCAGCCGGCTATCAGATAGTTGTCTACTGCTACAATGGCCAGCGATTTGCGACGGCT AGCGAGGAGATTGGCAACGCCTTCTACCAGGTGCGCTGGTACGGAGAGTCCCGGGAGTTTCGCCATCTCATCCGCATGATGCTGATGCGCACGAACCGGGGATTCCGGCTGGACGTGTCCTGGTTCATGCAAATGTCCTTGCCCACACTGATGGCG ATGGTCCGCACAAGTGGACAGTacttcctgctgctgcagaaCGTCAACCAGAAATAG
- the LOC120449561 gene encoding uncharacterized protein LOC120449561, with protein MVDTSILNLNDDCLHHIFKYLSIKELVNLAKTLPRFREILLDRPATFYPVHHGNDPDGEKPVLYYSTVAIKLLRIVKNNVKTLGVIQGHSYDKEDLGNSVKDFRILTQRRNTIDLRYCLGEVSRLEDMFRFSSCSRDYLSVNVPSCICYLEDFFQLIPDLRELRLTGFAKCSDCVKTILKCFPKLEDLWIRGTCLRLQSDYELISQMKSLTKLSINVGAPNCLEPLTNLTELRSLYVESIFSYISPMEIIEIIRHCKKLEFLFCYYINHGQQPHDSIANLFRSIRSIRDPSQQNPLKLHTYLDPPLSEENKQLIDEAYFEYRRQP; from the exons ATGGTTGACacaagtattttaaatttaaatgacgACTGTCTTCACCACATTTTTAAGTATCTAAGCATCAAGGAACTGGTGAACTTAGCGAAAACGCTCCCAAGATTTCGAGAGATTCTGTTGGATAGACCGGCAACCTTTTACCCAGTACACCACGGAAACGATCCCGATGGCGAGAAACCAGTATTGTATTACTCCACAGTTGCCATCAAGCTGTTGAGAATCGTAAAAAATAACGTAAAAACTCTGGGAGTTATTCAAGGACATAGTTATGATAAAGAGGATCTTGGCAACTCAGTCAAGGACTTTAGAATTCTCACACAACGAAGGAATACAATTGATTTGAGGTATTGCCTAGGAGAAGTTTCCAGACTTGAGGACATGTTTCGATTTTCATCTTGCT ctCGTGACTACTTGAGTGTAAATGTGCCATCTTGCATTTGTTACCTTGAGGACTTTTTTCAACTTATTCCCGATTTGCGGGAACTTCGACTTACGGGATTCGCCAAGTGTTCCGATTGTGTTAAGACAATCTTGAAATGCTTTCCCAAGTTGGAAGACCTTTGGATTCGGGGAACCTGCCTCAGACTTCAATCTGATTATGAGCTGATATCGCAGATGAAATCTTTGACGAAACTGTCGATAAACGTTGGTGCACCCAATTGTCTAGAGCCTTTGACAAATTTAACTGAACTGCGATCTCTTTATGTGGAAAGTATCTTCAGCTACATATCTCCAATGGAAATCATAGAAATCATAAGACATTGTAAGAAGTTGGAGTTCCTATTCTGCTACTACATAAATCATGGACAACAGCCACACGATTCCATTGCAAATCTCTTCAGGAGCATCAGATCGATTCGAGATCCTAGCCAACAAAATCCTCTCAAATTGCACACGTATTTGGATCCACCTTTGTCTGAAGAGAAT aaaCAACTAATCGATGAAGCCTACTTCGAATACCGCCGGCAGCCTTGA
- the LOC120449560 gene encoding uncharacterized protein LOC120449560 isoform X1, with protein MRLSNLHWIAVQVSVIICAIGIEAQPSGMKSREKMHSFQNGDFEANACVNSFEKRRMQRSNPEGLLDPGPIASGMGFQPADQSVMNTCQVSPNLAGQSLSPAVPVSPISDLYQSIWQQQPQQMELQNQQQHQPLGCGVSKFSQQGTPNAYFEQDETEQRRQELRNLVQHLYVAQARVQLEATEIRKAQSVASAAQGQLEESANHVRSITASLHTAQQEVAASAIRAQIAQLQLAAHDQLLFAARQDVDALSSQMVGLQAAEGIVQPKLTVDLHALLDKLKQPLQHYDRPTAVPMIAPSPPGTASHQQQLLLQQQQQMGQVQGQEQGQGQSPTQGQVPAIPSNGATSNDFISLPRVQHYANLDYT; from the exons ATGCGCCTAAGCAATCTCCATTGGATCG CAGTTCAAGTGTCTGTAATTATCTGCGCAATCGGCATAGAAGCTCAACCAAGCGGCATGAAGAGTCGCGAAAAGATGCATTCCTTTCAGAACGGAGACTTCGAGGCAAATGCCTGTGTAAATTCTTTTGAAAAGCGAAGAATGCAGCGGTCAAATCCTGAAGGTCTGCTGGATCCTGGTCCAATTG CTTCTGGCATGGGCTTTCAGCCAGCGGATCAAAGTGTGATGAACACCTGCCAAGTGAGCCCCAATCTCGCTGGCCAGAGCCTATCCCCAGCTGTGCCTGTATCGCCCATTTCCGACTTGTACCAATCAATCtggcagcagcaaccgcaacAGATGGAGTTGCagaaccagcagcagcaccagccaCTTGGTTGTGGTGTAAGCAAGTTCAGCCAGCAGGGAACACCGAATGCCTACTTCGAGCAGGATGAAACGGAGCAGAGACGCCAGGAGCTGCGCAATCTCGTCCAGCATCTGTACGTGGCCCAGGCGAGGGTCCAACTGGAGGCCACCGAGATCAGGAAGGCACAGTCGGTGGCCTCAGCGGCGCAGGGGCAGCTAGAGGAGTCCGCCAACCATGTGCGCAGCATCACCGCCTCCTTGCACACGGCCCAGCAGGAAGTGGCTGCCTCGGCGATTCGGGCTCAGATTGCCCAACTGCAGCTGGCGGCCCATGATCAGCTGTTGTTCGCCGCTCGccaggatgtggacgcgcTGTCCTCGCAAATGGTGGGTCTGCAGGCGGCGGAGGGCATCGTCCAGCCAAAACTCACCGTGGATCTGCATGCGCTTCTGGACAAGCTGAAGCAGCCACTGCAGCACTATGATCGGCCCACAGCCGTTCCCATGATTGCACCTAGCCCGCCGGGAACGGCAAGTCATCAGCAACAGCTGCtcttgcagcagcagcagcagatgggGCAGGTGCAAGGTCAGGAACAGGGCCAAGGACAGAGTCCAACCCAGGGCCAGGTGCCTGCGATTCCCTCAAACGGAGCTACTTCCAACGATTTCATCAGCTTGCCCAGGGTTCAGCACTATGCCAACTTGGATTACACTTAG